The following proteins are encoded in a genomic region of Sander lucioperca isolate FBNREF2018 chromosome 23, SLUC_FBN_1.2, whole genome shotgun sequence:
- the LOC116056510 gene encoding protein NLRC3-like isoform X2, with amino-acid sequence MSDLEEEEDGAESVVSGCQSMKSDRSRIDPPDFSNEPGPSDTKEKRSEVSEEELLSRTRTRTRTRTRAGLQTASQSSSEKKISGQHKHKHKISLKRTYERVTEGADQTGSGTPLNRIFTALYITDELSEEVNTQHEVRQLETASKMETLHDSPIKCSDIFKALPDQQKHIRVVMMIGVAGVGKTFSVQKFCLDWAEGLENQDVDLVIPLSFRELNLIKDEQYSLLELLRVFHPTLQEVTAEQLAGSKVLFIFDGLDESRLSLDFNKRKVVSDVTQKSSVNVLLTNLIQGKLLPLALVWITSRPAAANQIPPACVDRVTEVRGFTDDQKEEYFRKRVSDKKRSRRIISHIKTSRSLHIMCLIPVFCWITATVLDHMLTTDKRGELPKTLTDMYSHFLLVQTKRKKLKYAEGHETSPQELTEADREVLLKLGRLAFEQLEKGNIMFYQEDLERCGLDVTEASLYSGVCSEIFKRESVIFKKTVYCFVHLSVQEFLAAVYLFHCYTNRNTQVLEDFLGKDFKHRDSNPKSFLKKISKSFRKKDSLDVFLKTAMEKSLESKNGHLDLFVRFLHGLSLKSNQRLLGGLLGQTDNSPEIIQRAINNLKEMNSDGISPDRSINIFHCLTEMNDHSVHQEIQKFLKSKKRSEKKLSVIHCSALAYMLQMSEEVLDELNLKKYNTSEEGRLRLIPAVRNCRKARLWGCGLSEISCAALVSALKSNPSHLKKLNLWSNNLKESDVKQLCDLKESPDCRLETLEWRG; translated from the exons atgagtgatttggaggaagaggaggacggagcagagtctgtagtatctggctgtcagtctatgaagagtgaccggtccAGAATAGATCCTCCAGACTTCAGTAatgaacctggaccctcagacacaaa agagaagaggagtgaAGTTTCTGAGGAGGAGCTGCTgtccagaaccagaaccagaaccagaaccagaaccagagctgGACTGCAGACAGCCAGTCAGAGCAGCTCTGAAAAAA AGATCAGTGGTcagcataaacataaacataagatcAGTTTGAAGAGGACATATGAACGTGTGACTGAAGGAGCTGATCAAACAGGAAGTGGAACCCCCCTCAACAGGATCTTCACTGCGCTCTACATCACAGATGAACTGAGTGAAGAAGTTAATACCCAACATGAGGTGAGGCAGCTCGAGACAGCTTCCAAGATGGAGACCCTCCATGACTCTCCAATCAAGTGCAGCGACATCTTTAAAGCCTTACCTGaccaacagaaacacatcagagTCGTTATGATGATCGGCGTCGCTGGCGTTGGAAAAACCTTCTCAGTGCAGAAGTTCTGTCTGGACTGGGCCGAGGGTTTGGAAAACCAAGATGTGGATCTGGTGATTCCTCTTTCCTTCAGGGAGCTGAACTTGATCAAAGATGAGCAGTACAGTCTTCTGGAGCTGCTTCGTGTTTTCCATCCAACATTACAGGAGGTCACAGCAGAGCAGCTCGCTGGCTCTAAAGTtctcttcatctttgacggCCTGGATGAAAGCAGACTTTCACTGGATTTCAACAAGAGGAAGGTTGtttctgatgtcacacagaagtCATCAGTCAACGTGCTGTTGACAAACCTCATCCAGGGGAAGCTGCTTCCCTTGGCTCTCGTCTGGATAACTtcccgacctgcagcagccaatcagatccctcctgcgtGTGTTGACAGGGTAACAGAAGTACGAGGCTTCACTGACgaccagaaggaggagtacttcaggaagagagtcAGTGATAAAAAGCGGTCccgcagaatcatctcccacatcaagacatccaggagcctccacatcatgtgtctgatcccagtcttctgctggatcactgctacagttctggaccacatgttgactacagacaaaagaggagagctgcccaagaccctaactgacatgtactcacacttcctgctggttcagacaaagaggaagaagctcAAGTATGCTGAGGGACATGAGACGAGTCCACAGGAGCTGACGGAGGCTGACAGGGAAGTTCTTCTGAAGCTGGGGAGGCTGGCGTTTGAACAGCtggagaaaggaaacatcatgttctacCAAGAAGACCTGGAGCGCTGTGGTCTGGATGTCACAGAGGCCTCGCTGTACTCAGGAGTTTGttcagagatcttcaaaagagagagtgtgatCTTCAAGAAAACAGTCTACTGCTTCGTTCATCTGagcgttcaggagtttctggctgcagtctacctgttccactgttacaccaacaggaacacacaggTACTGGAGGACTTCCTGGGGAAAGACTTCAAACACAGGGACTCAAACCCAAAGTCTTTTCTCAAGAAGATTTCTAAGTCTTTTAGAAAGAAAGATAGCC TGGATGTCTTCCTGAAGACAGCCATGGAGAAATCCCTTGAAAGTAAAAATGGCCACCTGGACCTGTTTGTCCGCTTCCTTCATGGCCTCTCTCTGAAGTCCAACCAGAGACTCTTAGGAGGcctgctgggtcagacagacaacagtccaGAAATCATCCAGAGAGCCATCAACAACCTGAAGGAGATGAACAGTGATGGGATCTCTCCTGACAGAAGCATCAACATCTTCCACTGTCTGACGGAGATGAACGACCACTCAGTCCATCAGGAGATCCAAAAGTTCCTGAAGTCAAAGAAGAGATCAGAGAAGAAACTCTCTGTGATCCACTGCTCAGCTCTGGCCTACATGCTGCAGATGTCAGAGGAGGTTCTGGATGAGTTGAACCTGAAGAAGTACAACACATCAGAGGAGGGACGACtgagactgattccagctgtgaGGAACTGCAGAAAGGCTCG
- the LOC116056510 gene encoding protein NLRC3-like isoform X1: MSDLEEEEDGAESVVSGCQSMKSDRSRIDPPDFSNEPGPSDTKEKRSEVSEEELLSRTRTRTRTRTRAGLQTASQSSSEKKISGQHKHKHKISLKRTYERVTEGADQTGSGTPLNRIFTALYITDELSEEVNTQHEVRQLETASKMETLHDSPIKCSDIFKALPDQQKHIRVVMMIGVAGVGKTFSVQKFCLDWAEGLENQDVDLVIPLSFRELNLIKDEQYSLLELLRVFHPTLQEVTAEQLAGSKVLFIFDGLDESRLSLDFNKRKVVSDVTQKSSVNVLLTNLIQGKLLPLALVWITSRPAAANQIPPACVDRVTEVRGFTDDQKEEYFRKRVSDKKRSRRIISHIKTSRSLHIMCLIPVFCWITATVLDHMLTTDKRGELPKTLTDMYSHFLLVQTKRKKLKYAEGHETSPQELTEADREVLLKLGRLAFEQLEKGNIMFYQEDLERCGLDVTEASLYSGVCSEIFKRESVIFKKTVYCFVHLSVQEFLAAVYLFHCYTNRNTQVLEDFLGKDFKHRDSNPKSFLKKISKSFRKKDSLDVFLKTAMEKSLESKNGHLDLFVRFLHGLSLKSNQRLLGGLLGQTDNSPEIIQRAINNLKEMNSDGISPDRSINIFHCLTEMNDHSVHQEIQKFLKSKKRSEKKLSVIHCSALAYMLQMSEEVLDELNLKKYNTSEEGRLRLIPAVRNCRKARLENCGLSEISCSSLVSALKSNPSHLRELDLTNNYNLKDSGVKQLCAGLESPNCRLETLRSVHLFYSCTV; this comes from the exons atgagtgatttggaggaagaggaggacggagcagagtctgtagtatctggctgtcagtctatgaagagtgaccggtccAGAATAGATCCTCCAGACTTCAGTAatgaacctggaccctcagacacaaa agagaagaggagtgaAGTTTCTGAGGAGGAGCTGCTgtccagaaccagaaccagaaccagaaccagaaccagagctgGACTGCAGACAGCCAGTCAGAGCAGCTCTGAAAAAA AGATCAGTGGTcagcataaacataaacataagatcAGTTTGAAGAGGACATATGAACGTGTGACTGAAGGAGCTGATCAAACAGGAAGTGGAACCCCCCTCAACAGGATCTTCACTGCGCTCTACATCACAGATGAACTGAGTGAAGAAGTTAATACCCAACATGAGGTGAGGCAGCTCGAGACAGCTTCCAAGATGGAGACCCTCCATGACTCTCCAATCAAGTGCAGCGACATCTTTAAAGCCTTACCTGaccaacagaaacacatcagagTCGTTATGATGATCGGCGTCGCTGGCGTTGGAAAAACCTTCTCAGTGCAGAAGTTCTGTCTGGACTGGGCCGAGGGTTTGGAAAACCAAGATGTGGATCTGGTGATTCCTCTTTCCTTCAGGGAGCTGAACTTGATCAAAGATGAGCAGTACAGTCTTCTGGAGCTGCTTCGTGTTTTCCATCCAACATTACAGGAGGTCACAGCAGAGCAGCTCGCTGGCTCTAAAGTtctcttcatctttgacggCCTGGATGAAAGCAGACTTTCACTGGATTTCAACAAGAGGAAGGTTGtttctgatgtcacacagaagtCATCAGTCAACGTGCTGTTGACAAACCTCATCCAGGGGAAGCTGCTTCCCTTGGCTCTCGTCTGGATAACTtcccgacctgcagcagccaatcagatccctcctgcgtGTGTTGACAGGGTAACAGAAGTACGAGGCTTCACTGACgaccagaaggaggagtacttcaggaagagagtcAGTGATAAAAAGCGGTCccgcagaatcatctcccacatcaagacatccaggagcctccacatcatgtgtctgatcccagtcttctgctggatcactgctacagttctggaccacatgttgactacagacaaaagaggagagctgcccaagaccctaactgacatgtactcacacttcctgctggttcagacaaagaggaagaagctcAAGTATGCTGAGGGACATGAGACGAGTCCACAGGAGCTGACGGAGGCTGACAGGGAAGTTCTTCTGAAGCTGGGGAGGCTGGCGTTTGAACAGCtggagaaaggaaacatcatgttctacCAAGAAGACCTGGAGCGCTGTGGTCTGGATGTCACAGAGGCCTCGCTGTACTCAGGAGTTTGttcagagatcttcaaaagagagagtgtgatCTTCAAGAAAACAGTCTACTGCTTCGTTCATCTGagcgttcaggagtttctggctgcagtctacctgttccactgttacaccaacaggaacacacaggTACTGGAGGACTTCCTGGGGAAAGACTTCAAACACAGGGACTCAAACCCAAAGTCTTTTCTCAAGAAGATTTCTAAGTCTTTTAGAAAGAAAGATAGCC TGGATGTCTTCCTGAAGACAGCCATGGAGAAATCCCTTGAAAGTAAAAATGGCCACCTGGACCTGTTTGTCCGCTTCCTTCATGGCCTCTCTCTGAAGTCCAACCAGAGACTCTTAGGAGGcctgctgggtcagacagacaacagtccaGAAATCATCCAGAGAGCCATCAACAACCTGAAGGAGATGAACAGTGATGGGATCTCTCCTGACAGAAGCATCAACATCTTCCACTGTCTGACGGAGATGAACGACCACTCAGTCCATCAGGAGATCCAAAAGTTCCTGAAGTCAAAGAAGAGATCAGAGAAGAAACTCTCTGTGATCCACTGCTCAGCTCTGGCCTACATGCTGCAGATGTCAGAGGAGGTTCTGGATGAGTTGAACCTGAAGAAGTACAACACATCAGAGGAGGGACGACtgagactgattccagctgtgaGGAACTGCAGAAAGGCTCG ATTGGAGAACTGCGGTctgtcagagatcagctgttcttctctggtctcagctctgaagtccaacccctcccatctgagagagctggacctgactAACAACTACaacctgaaggattcaggagtgaagcagctGTGTGCTGGATTGGagagtccaaactgtagactggagactctgaggtcagttcatCTATTTTATTCTTGTACAGTGTAA